In Zingiber officinale cultivar Zhangliang chromosome 9B, Zo_v1.1, whole genome shotgun sequence, the genomic window ATGTTGTGGATAATATATTTGGACAATATATTGTTGGATAATATGTGagaaaggtcaagtaggtcaaggaggaccaaTACTTGACAAGtaaagttctaactagaggttaaaCAAGGCAAGTCTTAACTCGAGGGTTAGGTAAAGGGACACTCTAAGTGGATTAGGGAGGATCGCAAAATTggtaaggaaagtctaagtgggtcaaggaggactgcacgttggctaggaaagtcctaactacggttagacaaAAGAAAACCCAAGTGGGTGAAGGAGGACCACACATTGGCAatgaaagttcaagtgggtcaagaaggaccaCACGTTAgtaaagaaagtcctaactgtaatTAGATAaacaaagtccaagtggatcaaggaggatcacacgttggcaaaggaaagccctaactatggttaggcaaagggaatcCAAGTAGATTAAGGGAGACTACACGTTGGCAaagtaaagtcctaactgcagttacgcaaaaggaagtccaagtgggttaaggaggaccaCACTAGGTGATCTAAGGTCCAACAGGAAGTTGGCAAAGTTCAAGTTGGTTAaaaggttgaccaaatacttaGTGGAGAAGTCCCAACATGTCACGTTTGACCAAAGAttgggcaagggaaccctagactcgGGTTAAGTGAGTTAGGGCTGGGTGATCGATTAGGTAATTGATTGTGTCAAATCCAATCGATTAGCGGATCAATTGGGAGTCTATCTTCGTGAAATAGAAGGTGGTTGAATcaattggttaattgatcaagATCTAcaccaatcgatcaagtgatcgattgagcACATTTCTTAGTGACAAATAATAACTTcttgatcgatcagctgatcgatcaagAGAAGTTTTTTGTAAAACACAGTAGCTTCCTCGTGAGAACGTGATCAATTGGGTAATCAATCAGGAGAAGCTCGCAAGCGAACAGTGAGTTTcataatcgattgggtgatcgattaagaagatccataatcgattgactaatcgattaagTGACGATGAAAAAAGCTATTGTGAGGTTTGGATGATTGGATGTGTTCGGATCTAATGTGACAATAGATTAGGGGTAAAGCCAATCGATTGAGGGCCTTAATCTGCGGGATATAAAGGCGTCGATGAAGATTCAAGCGCAACTCTTTTTCTCCACTTTTCACCGCTGATCCTTAAGCTTTGatagacaagtgttgttgcactttccaacTGATCAAGAGGCGTTTACAAGTTACATGAAAGCAAACAAAGTTTTCATTTATATTgtgtatttttttcttatttgtattgtattttttgTTTGTGATCTTGTACGAAGTTTTTTTACTTTCGGAGTATTTCTGAGAATGAGTATTTTATAATAGAGAGTATATTCTATGTAGATTCTTAGATTAATCATCCCATTAAGATAGATATTAAATAAATCCGGTTATTAGAATTGCTTTAAGTATTTTCGAGTGCGACTTATTATTAAAGAAACGATTGGAATTAATCATTCTCTTTTAACTCGCCAGTCTATCCTCACAGATTGCCAATGCTCCTAAGGAGGGATTAgagattaaattttattttaaaaaataaaataaaataaaggtaTTATgggaaagaaaataagaaaaggtgAATTCTaaaatgagtatttttcttggaaAACTTTTACAGCGTTTATTAAATtgcgtttttttttgttttttttttgccaaattaCATTCGCAATTTGGGGAAAAAAAACTTCATGCTTTTTATACAAATCTCTCTCTCTCCGTGCAGTGTATCGCGTAGTCGTAGTTGAGCTCCGCTGAACCCTAGCCCTAACTttcgctctcgctctcgctcCCGTGAATTCACCAGCTCTCGGCGTTTACCCTTCGCCCTCGCCCCCGGTTCCGGAGTCTGTGGCGGCGTGCTATGGTGATAGAGAACCACCTGAAGAAGTCGCCGTTGAGGATTCGGCTCCGGGTGACAGCGAGGAAGAAAGGTTGGAAGTTGCTCGCAGGAGAGGGATCGGACCAGAAGCGAAAGCGGCAGGAGTGTCTCAACACAGTGAGGAAGCTCCAGCGACGGGAGATCGGGGGGTTCCCCCAGCTGTCCCGTGGCAGCGCCGCCGTCACGCCCGAGAAGTTCAGGAACATCCAGCTCCAGGTTTGAATTTCTCGTACCCATTTCGGTCGGGtggatttttcttttctttctattGCTTTGTCTTTCGGTGCTGTATTGGTCGACCGAGTTTGTAAAAATTTagacattttaaaattttatgtagATTATGATTTCGAACAAATAAACTATGTCACTGGGTGGATTTCTTCATTTATGCCAAGACCTTTGATGTTGGTGGAGTTGTGGAAGTGAACAGAATCTGAAGGATTGCTTCTAATAGAAAATTGGAAGCTAATTTCCTGGTTTAGCAAAACACTTGTGATTGAAAACGAACATAAGTTTCCAACTATTTGCGTTCTATAAAACACTGAAAatcagaagaaggaaaaaaatgaaagctaTCATAAGTGTGCAAGGGAAGGGGATTACTAGCATAAATCCATATTCATCATGCTGGAGTCCATTCGAGAGGAAAGTAATGGTCTACTAATACCCTGGAATCCGCCAAGAGAAAACACAATTGAGGAGAAAAACAATTCTTTTGTTAAATTTTTCACCTTTCCTCCTTTGGGGCTTACTACCAATATACACTCAAGTAATAATGAACTAGTCATAAAAAATTAAGGGGAAATAAGTAAAACTAATTGCAGCATTCAAGATGCAGAAAAAAAATCAGTCTCCATGCCAGATTGGGTCTCTATGGTTTGAATTGGCACTGACTTATATTCAGGGGTAGGGTTGAGCGTTGGTCAGATTCCAAGTCAAGTGTGGGGTCAGGCATTGTCATTGGGCTGAGCAATTTACATCATGTTTGTTTAACTATTGCAATTCTATGATGGTGTTGGTCTGGCACTTGAGTATTTCAATTGGGGTTCGAGAATTCATGTTGTTTCCGTCTGGaatcatttattatttttcataatttcagGTAGATCTGTATGATGCTTAGGAAATTTCAGAGTCCACGTATCTTACAAATAAATTAGTTCTTCCTTCCTTATGTGCATGTTTACTAGTCTCTTCACATGCATATTTGGTAGTCTTGGATACGTTCTCTATGATTAAGATTGCATGTCATTTGGTGTAATTAGAGAAAACATTGTCAAACAAGCTGGTTTCAAATGCATCCTAATCCAATTCCATCATTAGCATGGAGGAGAGTTGCACAGACATCCAATTGACTTTTCTTGGATGTTGAGATGCACTTGAGCATTGCACAAACCTATTTCAACAGTAATGTTATCCAAAATCAAGAAATTTCCAGATAGTAATACTACCGTAGAGGGCAGTAATTATGGAAAATTTTCACTATAATTCAACTGAAAGTCAACAAATTAATGCCCaactgaaataatatttttaagtcaTAAAAGATACACCAGGTTGCTAACACCATCAAAAGGAGACTATCTCTAAACAAAGTAAAATCTTTGCAATGTTAAGTTTGAAAGCATTTGATGTGTGAGGATCACAATGAATTAGGCACTTATGAAGGAGACATATATTTCTTGGTTCTTTTGAACATATCACTTTgccttaattattattattatttaaaaaatttactatATGTCGAAGTATTCTCTGAAACTGAAGCTCAAAGTATTTAAACCCAGGATATTCTATTTGTGGTAGTAGAAGATGGAATATTATGCTTTGAATAAAAGTAGTGGCTATAGCTTTATTGCTAAGTTTGAAGTCTTGTTAAAGGAGTTTGTTTGAAGTATTTAAACCCCGTCTTTTTTGAGTTATTACAGCATGAAGTATTCTCCTAAACCAAAGTTTCAAGTATTTTAACCCAGGCTTTTCTATTTGTGGTAGTGGAAGCTGGACTACTATGCTGGAGTAAGAATAGTTGCTATTTCATAGAAATAGCTTTGTTTCATTCGTGGTAGTGGAAGTTGGACTACTATGCTGGAGTAAAAATAGTAGCTTCTTCATAGAAATAACTTCACTGCTAAGTTAAAGTCTTGTTAAAGGAGTACTTGCTGCAAGGGCTGCTAGTCCTTACATAAACAATTTTGAGTAAATTATATGCTCACCAGTTGTAGTTTACTGTATCTCATGCGCCTCACAATTTTTCCCTCTCGACTTTTGTCTAATATGAATTATAACATATATATTATGTAATATTTTTTTTGACTCAATATGCTTAATAAGCTCattgataataatattaataagttAGATGAGGTAATATGTATTTCAATTTATATAATAATCGACTAGAGTAGAGtttgtttccttttgtttttttgttaATATGGGTACACAGAAACATAGTTTTACATATAGCTATGTGCCGCTTGACTGGCGGACCAATACTTAATATCTTAAATTAGGCTCCAATGGGTCCGACTTGTATGGGCAAAACATATCTTCCCATAGATTGACGCGCATTGCTACACAAATTGAGATGCGGAGGTGAGGTGCAAGGCTTCACACGATTGCAACTTCTCTAAGTCTAATCACACTAGGCCTCATCGATGAGACTCGAGGGCAAGCCTCCGTGTTGTTCTTTTGCTTCTACAAGGTGAGGTTTCATATGAGGCTAGGCGCAATGCTTTCATGACTACCTTTAGTACTGGCAATGTGAGGGGAAATATGAGCTTTTAGGATTGCTTGTTACATTGGCAACACATGATGAGTCCTCTTTTTAAGCCGcaaccttctcctcttcttcttcatcttctataaTAGATAGGGCCCAAAATGGGTCAATCTCGGTTCTTCATTGCAGCCCCTTCCTCTGACTCCTTGATGCTTCCAACACTACATTTTACAAGATTTCAAAAAGAGCTTGTAGGCAGTACACCGTGTAGCAATGTATATGCAATATGCCGGTTATGGAGACATATTgtactagaatattaaaagatatTTATATTGATACCAAGTGGATTTATTTCTtgcaaaattattatttaattgaaAGTTACAAGCTGCTAAATTTGGAGTTTTAAGCCAATTTTGTTTGACTACATATGTAGATTGTATATGTTATATGTAGTCACCACGCGGTCCCCTTCAAAATTCGGCTAGGTGGTCACTTATGTTGCTCAAatgtagtttttttaaaaaaccatgTCTACATGCCCCATACGGCATTGACGAATCATTTCGTTTTGGACTAAAAATCGAACTCTAGATTGAAACCCTATTTGAAACGATATTTCAAACCTTGCATGGAATACCATAATCTATGCGTGTACATGTTGTTCCCTCTTAGAACTCACATATCATGATGCACTAAAATGGAGATTTTGATAAAAGATGGGAGATACATGAAACTTCATTGTAGAGAATGTACATATAATTTATTGGTGAATTTAGTCAATGCATGAATTGgttattggaaaaaaaaaagtaagaaaaAGGAGGTGGATATATTTTATAAGACGCTGCATGTTGGTTTGGCCTCACACGGAAAGTTGTGGACTACTGAGAGGGTGCTTAAAAAGTTGGATGAATGAACTACTATTGattttctttagtattttgaataATTTGTTCAGGCTTGCCAACTTAATCGGGGCCTTAATCGGTAAGTTTTCTTATGTGAGGGAGTTGTACTTTATATAAGAGAAAATTTAGTCTTAGGTTGGGTAGGTGTTTTGATTGGCAAGAACTGCCTGATGATGGCTATTGATTGGAGGCCTCAAAACCTTGTGACCTCGCTGAGGACATGAATTCTCAAGTTGGAAAGAATGCAAAAATCCAGTTTAGTTCTACCTAGTCATATGCCTATGCTTTAGAtaaaattagttattttttatcattttgtTTCCTAATTCTACAAATTTGATCCAAAGCTGATGTTTTATTTAGCTGATTTGGTGAATATTGCATGGTGTTCAATCTTAACTATTTTAAGACAtcattaaacaaattaaaatatgaTGCAAAACTACCTTTGTTACTATCTTATGagataaatattaattatatgtTGGATAGCCAATGTGAAAGGAGCACACTTTTTTTATTTGTGTAGGATTAAACAACATTCTGGAGTTATCTATCTGGTGAACAAACAGTACTGTTCGATAGTCTTCATTATTTGGCACATTGACTTCTATTTGCTGCCTCTATCACATTGAATGAGAGTGTACATACACTGATAGCTATTCTTAGATTTTATCACTTGCATTGTGCAGCTAATCTCCTTGCAATATTTCAGAATTTATCTTATGATTTCTCTTTTGGGTATAACAGGAAGAGTTTGACACATACGACCCTAATATCCACTGGTTTCTGAAACTGCAATTTCTGAAGAAGAGGTCCAAGATTATTGAGATTGTCGCAGCAAATGATCTTATATTTGCTCTTGCTCAATCGGGTCTTTGTGCTGCTTTTAGTAGAAGTAAATCTTCCACTCAGACTTAATAGCTGGTTCTTCTTTTGCATTGTGATTGACTTTTGTTTCTTCTTGTTGCAGCAACAAACAAACGGATATGCTTCTTGAACATAAGCCCTGATGAAGTCATCAGGAGCTTATTTTATAATAAGAACAATGAATCTCTCATCACCGTGTCAGTTTATGCATCAGATCATTTCAGTTCTTTGAAATGCAGGACAACTCCAATTGAGTAAGCAACTCTTTCTCATGTGAATCCACGGGCAATGAGAATTTCTGCACGTGAATAAatcttcggcatctctttactTTAGTTGAGAGCAAACATACACATTATATAGAAATGAATATAAATtggcttttatttattgtttatgaTCACAAATCATACCAGCCAACAAGTTTATGAATATGTTTTCCTTGACGAATAACATAATCTGTTTCTTTGTGTTGCTCTGGCATGTTAACCACAATTTATGTGCCTAATTGTGATTCACGACCTGTATTCTTATCCATTCAAATTGATGTCTCTATTAGAATCTGTCAAATTTGCTATTTGAATGTGATTTCTCTTGAGAAAATGATGTCAGTGTCGAATAAACTTTGCAGATACATTAGGAGAAACCAGTTGGATGCCGGGTATCCTCTTTTTGAAACTGAATCCTTAAAATGGCCAGGATTTGTTGAATTCGATGATGTAAATGGCAAAGTGCTAACCTATTCAGCCCAGGATGGGTAAGCTTCCACATTTTTGGTATAACATCATTGTAAATTTATGTAGGAGCATACTTCTGAGTCTCATATGTTTTCAGCATTTACAAGGTTTTCGACCTAAAAAACTACTCCTTTCTCTACTCTATCTGCGACAAGGAGATCCAGGAAATTAAAATAAGGTCTCAAGCTCTTGCACTAAAATTAATATCTATAAAAATGTTTTCGAGATCGCCATTTTCCTATTTGCTATTTTGTCTCCTAATATATCAGTTCTGGCAGCCCTGGCATCATGTTGTTAATTTACCAAAGAACTCTGAGCCATGTACCACTGACAATACTCTCAATCGAAGATGGCAAAGTCTTGAAATCTTTTAATCACTTGCTGCACCGCAACAAAAAGGTTGACTTCATTGAACAGTTCAATGAAAAACTTTTGGTCAAGCAAGAAAATGAGAACCTACAGATTCTCGATGTAAactgctaaatcttttccttgttCGTTCAGATTTGTTCGTTCATCTTTTAACACCTTGAAGATATGAAAGCAGGTGAGGAATACCGAACTTGTTGAAGTTAGCAGGAATGAGTTCATGACCCCTTCCGCATTCATTTTCCTCTATGAGAATCATCTTTTCTTGACGTTCAGAGACAGGACGGTGTCAGTATGGAATTTCTGCGGGGAGCTAGTTACTTCGTTCGAAGATCATCAACTGTGGCATCTTGATTGTAACACCAACAACATTTACATTACCAGTGATCAGAACCTGATAATCTCTTACTGCAAATCTGAAGATGGGTGTGACGACAAGGAAGGAGGTATCATGCTCGATCCGTTCAACTTATGAAGTACTGCTTCCTATCCGATTgtctgataatatgatctttgtCTTGTGCCAATTTCAAACAGCACTTCCTGTTGGCTCCATCAATATGAGCAACATTCTCACTGGGAAATGCATAGCTAAAATATGTCCGCTTGATCCCACACTCCAGATCGCTTCTAGAAAGCGTAGAGATGACAACCGTTCTACCATCAGAAGCACCATCAGGGAGTGTCTGGAAGATGTCACTGCCCTCTTTTACGACGAGGAACGGAACGAGATCTACACCGGCAACAAGCAAGGTTTAATCCATGTCTGGTCTAACTAGATAGAATTACCCTGTCTATGCCTGTTTATAGTGTGGGTCTGCTCGATGGAGACCTACCTGCATGTCTGTGTTCTTCTATCGTAGTTGTAATAGTATTGTATCGTTCGAGATAGGCTTAATATCTCTCTGAAATGGCCCCTAAGCAAAAATAATATACTTGCGGTTTTAGGCTAGCGTAATTTGTATTCTGTATATCTCCCGAATTTATTAGCAAAATTCTTTCTGTCGTGATAGATCTGTTTAAAGACTCGAGATTATACTTTTTGTATAGACTAAAACTTCCATACAATGGTTGCCATTTTCTACTTGCTCCAAATGATACTTCGGTAATCTTTAGGGTCTGTTCAACAAGTTGGATAGAAGAATTGTGGTCAGTCTGCGGCCATGAGATTGTCATGAACTTTGAGAGTTTGCTATTGAGCCCGTTGAGAGGTACTAAGAGTTGTTTTATTCGATTTTGGGtagattaaaaatttatatatatatatatatatatatatatattattttggaaaattttatcatcCTAAAATACATATTGAATATTACCCTTCTCCTCATCTCCGCCTCCGATTCACACCGCCGGCCTCCAGCATTGGTGCCGCCCTCCCCAAGAATTCCTTCATTAATGGTGCTGCCCTTCTGTTCTTGTCTACCGCCAATCCTTCACCGCCCTGCAATACCCACTACCCCTGGCTTGGCGTCATCATCGTCCTCCGCCTCTCTGACATGACCCTCTCTGTCTCCTTCAACGCTGGCGCTCTCTTCGCCTTGCCCGTCCTTCGCTCGTTCAGCTTCGTCAACAACTCCCTCTCCAGTGCCCCTCCCCTTCGACCTCAATCTCCTCCATGCCCTCAAGACAATTCTCATGCCCAGCAACAGGTTCTCCGGCCCCAATCACCATCGACTGCTTCCGCGGCTCAAGAGGCTCTGGCTCAATGGCAAGAACTTCATTGGCATGACTGCTTCCGCGGCTCAAGAGGCTCTGGCTCAATGGCAAGAACTTCATCATCAACGACTCGCTCTCCGGCATTTCTCCACCTTGAGGACAATCATTTCTCCGGTGAGCTCCCACATCTCACCTTGCCGGCGTTGTCCTCCTTCAGCGTCTCCAACAATGTCACCGTTGTCCTCCAATAATAGCTACGTGTGATAATTACTATAagttataataattatgattcaTAGTTATTATAATACAATATTGACTCTATGGTTAGAGCTGCTGACTCACTTCGTTCCATATTCACAAATTGACTATTTATATGCGATGACACCAGCAAGCGAAATGAAAGAAAAGCAAAACCACATGAGTGTTTAGACTGTACACATGTAGCTTTTCTTTGTTccttcctttttctccttctACCGCTCTTTTCATTTTATATCTTTTTATGAAAGTTTTCTAGCCGTAGTCGGGATAAAATTTTCATAACGAACGATTCCGCAGTCCAACgtatgaagaaaaataaaataactttcatgaCGGACTATCTAACAACCCAACACTCTAATTTATAGATGCCTTATCGCTACCCTGAAGCTTGGGGTGTCACTCTTTTTGACTGTTGTtgcaaaaattttataattttatacctTGCATTTTTTTCCATTGGTTGGTTATCTCATGGGGATGGATCCTCTAGTCCGTAAAAATTAGATTAATTCATGATCTAATCTTTATATTGGTGGGAGACAATGACCCCCCAATTATTAACAGGTGGAGATTGATCCAAGAATAAATGAAGATAAAAAGATTAGAGGATCCGATCCTttatctcataaggattgttcaTTACCTTCAAGATTTTCTTAATTTGTTTGACAACTCatcttcataaaaaaaataataataaatatacagTATATTATGTGGTTAATTTATATACTCatctatataaatatttttaattcttttaattttttatttaaaaaatcttataaaaCGTGGTTAGGTAAAATATCTtatatatttgttttattttttttaaaaaaattataattgacattattaataatttaacatTTTCAAATTTCTTTAGTAATTTTTGATCGGGCCAAATTGGTCGAGCCGAGTCGTATCGATTCACCGCGATTCCGTTCGGTTCATGGATTCCGTTGCGTGTGACGTGATGGATTCGGAAATGAGCGTCGACGAAATCTAAATCGAAGGATCTGCAGCTTCGGGGGCTCCCAAATCCATCGCAAGCGGCGTTCTTGGAGCAGCGGCGAGTGAAATCGCGAGGCGAACTTCTTAAACTTCGTTCGACGGCCGACGCGTCGATCCTGCAATCGGCGGCAGCGAGCGGGGAAGCGAGATCAAGGACGGGAGGAGGCTGACGGCGGGAAGAAGGAAGTTCAGGGGTGAGATTGGATTGGCCGATGGGTTCGTAACGCTGAAACAAGACCTAAAGTTTCACTATTTACCAATCGGGATGCCGGTCTAGCCGTATAGGTTAGTTACTTTGCTGATTCTCTTTTATCGATGTCTCTTTTTATCGGTTGTGGAATTTGGTCGGCCTTTGGCACATTAGGGCTTTGTCTGTTGCTCTCTTTATATTGTCGGACACAATATGAACTTGATTACTTGGTTTGATTGTTTTGTTCTTTGAATGTAAATTATAACTTTGAGCAGTTTGTTCATTGCAAATCGAACGAAGAGGCCAATGTGATTCCATCCGATTATTTCCTCCTATTTTTCTGTGTTATTGCACGACTTCTGGTAACTATATTCATCTTACTCCTGTTGTTCTTGAGTGCAGATTTTCAAAGAGTTCTGATTGGTTCCCAAATAAAGCAGCACTTttatttcttcctttttttcttttcaatttgacAAGCTTCAAATGGACTAATTGCACTGAATTTAAGATGAGGGGAGCAGAGCAAGGAGGTTTTTTGGTCGCATCCGTTTTGTTATCATTATTATCTCACATTCATAGGTGATTATTCTACTCAATTTCTTTTAAGAGGCTTTACTTATGTTTTCTATGAATGATGGTAAGTTATTATGCTCTTCAAATTTGTTGTAGGCCCTTTTACTGTTCCACATGATCTAACGCCAGTTTCTGATTGGCATCACTCTGTTACTTACTGGGATTTCAAGCAATAAGTCTAGACAGTAATCATAAATTTGCATGTGGATAGAAGGCTATGAAATCCAATGCTCATATATCTGGACAGGCGGCTTCTCAAACTGGCTTGCAAATGCCCGGTCTGCCCCAGCAGATCAACAATTCAATGGCATCTCAAATGCAGAATATTGATCCTCGAAAGGTGGATTCTGAATTTCTGCAACTCCGTATAAGAATGCAGCAAAAAATGTAAGCTATTCGTCCTATATCTTGAAATACTTTATTATTAGTCCAGCTTGACTAACCTGGCAACTGACGCAATGAATGTACTTACACATGTTCACGTTCAAATTGCAAGTAATTATAATTCTACTATCGGTTTATTAAACTCTAGAATTTGAATTATAATGAACCTGAAGGATTTAAATTCAACCCATGGAGCATATCTAAAAGGGATGGTAATGTATAGGCAGTTAATGTTTAACTCTTCATGATAGTCTTTTTTGGCTATTGCAAAAATCAGTTTGCATACCTGCTACATCATTTAGCCAATAGGGAAGAGGCACAGGTCTGTTAGGTGCAGATGCCATGCAGTGGGACATCAGCATATTGGCACACAATCTCTTGCTTAAAACATGGGTAGAGTACTTAAAGTTCTACCTGTACTTACCTAAAGATCTCATGATCTACTACTTCTGGAGTGGACATTTCCACAAGTCACGGCACTTCAGCTGAGCTATGGTCATTTTGGGCGAATCATGTCTGGTTGGAGGCAACTGGCTCTTGCACACAAATAAGCATGTGCAGGCATATCTAAATGATTGCAACTTGACTATATCAATTTTTGTCCAACAATATCAAAAGGCACTAGTACATGCAACTCAAGGTTGCAACTCAAATCACTTAAGGATTGTCAAGACCACTACATTCCATTGCCACCTAGTTGAGCATCCGATAAGAACTTCTAGGTGAGCATTTTCAAGGCGCTCACAGTGGCAAAAAGGCATTTGTTCCAACTTACAACTATCTGGCAGTTGATGCATGAATTTATCCGCCAGTGAACTCAATTTAAGGCTATTTTGCTATATTATTAGTAATGTTCAAGTTTTGCCTAGATGTTCATTCCTTGCAAATTAGAattaaggtggcgtttggtttagaggtttaggaatgagggaatggattcattcccaaaccttgtgtttagttgatgggaatggaatcaaaattttggaatgaaatccaaaaacttGGGTATGTATGAAACCCACCCTCTCCCTTGGATTTTGAtagaatgagaataagaattaagtttgggacgaaaatacccttagtatatttgttcaatttttctttcatttcactctctctccttgttctctctcatcatactttctctctcctcattctatcatcacatattctctaccattttctctctgtattctctctcatcatacactctctctcattatttctctctccttatttttttcattatactttctctctccttaatgaaggggagccttggagcaacggtaaagttgttgttttgtgaccaaaa contains:
- the LOC122024595 gene encoding uncharacterized protein LOC122024595, which gives rise to MVIENHLKKSPLRIRLRVTARKKGWKLLAGEGSDQKRKRQECLNTVRKLQRREIGGFPQLSRGSAAVTPEKFRNIQLQEEFDTYDPNIHWFLKLQFLKKRSKIIEIVAANDLIFALAQSGLCAAFSRTTNKRICFLNISPDEVIRSLFYNKNNESLITVSVYASDHFSSLKCRTTPIEYIRRNQLDAGYPLFETESLKWPGFVEFDDVNGKVLTYSAQDGIYKVFDLKNYSFLYSICDKEIQEIKISPGIMLLIYQRTLSHVPLTILSIEDGKVLKSFNHLLHRNKKVDFIEQFNEKLLVKQENENLQILDVRNTELVEVSRNEFMTPSAFIFLYENHLFLTFRDRTVSVWNFCGELVTSFEDHQLWHLDCNTNNIYITSDQNLIISYCKSEDGCDDKEGALPVGSINMSNILTGKCIAKICPLDPTLQIASRKRRDDNRSTIRSTIRECLEDVTALFYDEERNEIYTGNKQGLIHVWSN